One Maribacter sp. HTCC2170 genomic window, GTGAAATCGTCTTCCATAGGCCAAAGTCAACTCCAGTTGAATTGTTTCTAACCATCCAACGTAAAAACATATTAATCCGCTTTGCCGCGGATCCCTTCAATGGATCAGAGATATGTTTTGTTGTTCTTTGCGGATGAGGTATTTCAAAAAATACTTTTTTATATTCTGAAATTGAACCCTGTACCGAATTTGGCTGGGCATTTTTTGAAAAAACGGCCTCGAGCCCATTATGGTAAGAATAAATGTTTTGTAATGATTTGATAAAATAGGAGAGATCTTCACTATTGAATGTCCTATGAACGAATCCGTCAAAAACACCTAAGTCATTGTCAGTGTGGTTCTTAACAAAGTCATAAGGAGAGAAATCCAATAATTGCATCATTTTATTGGCATTCTTGATAATACTTTTTCTATTGCCCCAAGCTATGGTTGCGGTTAAAAATGCGCTTATTTCAATATCCTCTTTCTTGGTAAATCTATGTGGAATCTGAATTGGGTCGCTTTCTAAAAACTGGGGTCTGTTGTATTGGATTACCT contains:
- a CDS encoding TIGR02757 family protein, which encodes MNQAELKEFLDAKVIQYNRPQFLESDPIQIPHRFTKKEDIEISAFLTATIAWGNRKSIIKNANKMMQLLDFSPYDFVKNHTDNDLGVFDGFVHRTFNSEDLSYFIKSLQNIYSYHNGLEAVFSKNAQPNSVQGSISEYKKVFFEIPHPQRTTKHISDPLKGSAAKRINMFLRWMVRNNSTGVDFGLWKTISPSQLSCPLDVHSGNVARKLKLLKRKQNDAKALAELDASLRQLDPQDPVKYDFALFGLGVFEKF